From one Lotus japonicus ecotype B-129 chromosome 3, LjGifu_v1.2 genomic stretch:
- the LOC130747116 gene encoding bifunctional nitrilase/nitrile hydratase NIT4A-like has protein sequence MTSNISLVTTPPPPEVDMGSDSNAPTTVRATVVQASTIFYDTPATLDKAERLLAEAAGSGSELVVFPEAFIGGYPRGSTFGMAVGNRTAKGREEFRKYHSSAIDVPGPEVDRLAAMAGKYKVHLVMGVIERDGYTLYCSVLFFDSQGHYLGKHRKLMPTAMERVVWGFGDGSTIPVFETPVGKIGAVICWENRMPLLRTAMYAKGVEIYCAPTADAREVWQASMTHIALEGGCFVLSANQFCRRKDYPPPPEYVFAGTEEDLTPDSVVCAGGSVIISPLGNVLAGPNYEGEALISADLDLGEIARAKFDFDVVGHYSRPEVLSLSVKDHPTNPVTFASTSTKVEDKTK, from the exons ATGACTTCCAACATTTCACTTGTAacaactcctcctcctccagaGGTGGACATGGGTTCCGATTCCAACGCGCCGACCACCGTCCGAGCCACGGTTGTTCAGGCCTCCACCATCTTCTACGACACTCCTGCCACTCTCG ATAAGGCTGAGAGATTGCTGGCTGAAGCTGCTGGGTCTGGGTCAGAGCTTGTGGTGTTTCCAGAAGCGTTTATTGGCGGCTATCCGCGTGGTTCCACTTTTGGTATGGCTGTTGGAAACCGCACAGCCAAAGGTAGAGAGGAGTTCCGCAAGTATCATTCTTCAGCCATTGATGTTCCTG GCCCTGAAGTGGATAGATTGGCTGCAATGGCAGGGAAGTATAAAGTACATTTAGTGATGGGTGTGATAGAGAGGGATGGCTACACACTTTACTGCTCAGTTCTCTTCTTTGATTCTCAGGGTCATTATCTAGGAAAGCACAGGAAATTGATGCCAACGGCAATGGAAAGGGTTGTGTGGGGATTTGGTGATGGATCAACCATTCCAGTGTTTGAAACTCCTGTAGGAAAAATAGGTGCTGTCATTTGTTGGGAGAACAGGATGCCGCTTTTAAGAACAGCAATGTATGCGAAAG GTGTGGAGATATATTGTGCACCTACAGCTGATGCCAGGGAAGTGTGGCAAGCATCAATGACCCATATTGCTCTTGAAGGTGGATGTTTTGTTTTGTCTGCGAACCAGTTCTGCAGGAGGAAGGATTATCCACCCCCTCCAGAGTATGTTTTCGCAGGCACGGAAGAGGACCTAACACCAGATTCTGTTGTGTGTGCTGGTGGTAGTGTCATTATATCACCATTGGGTAATGTTCTGGCTGGACCGAATTATGAGGGGGAGGCACTCATTTCAGCAGACCTAG ATCTTGGAGAAATAGCAAGAGCTAAGTTCGATTTTGATGTGGTTGGACACTATTCAAGGCCTGAAGTGCTTAGCTTGAGTGTGAAGGACCATCCAACAAACCCAGTTACTTTTGCATCAACTTCAAcaaaagttgaagacaaaaccAAGTAG
- the LOC130747119 gene encoding bifunctional nitrilase/nitrile hydratase NIT4A-like: MALVTTTPPPQMDMGSDSNAPTTVRATVVQASTIFYDTPATLDKAERLVAEAAGNGSQLVVFPEAFIGGYPRGSNFGVIIGSRTAKGREDFRKYHSSAIDVPGPEVDKLAAMAGKYKVHLVIGVIERDGYTLYCTALFFDSQGHYLGKHRKIMPTAMERVMWGFGDGSTIPVFDTPLGKIGAVICWENKMPLLRTAMYAKGVEIYCAPTADDRKTWQASMTHIALEGGCFVLSANQFIRRKDYPPPPEYVFSGTEEDLTPDSVVCVGGSVIISPLGNVLAGPNYEGEALISADLDLGEIARAKLDFDVVGHYSRPEVLSLSVKDHPTNPVTFASTSTKVEDKTK, from the exons ATGGCACTTGTAACAACAACTCCTCCTCCACAGATGGACATGGGTTCCGATTCCAACGCGCCGACCACCGTCCGAGCCACGGTTGTTCAGGCCTCCACCATCTTCTACGACACTCCCGCCACTCTCG ATAAGGCTGAGAGGTTGGTGGCTGAAGCCGCTGGGAATGGATCACAGCTTGTGGTTTTTCCAGAAGCGTTTATTGGCGGCTATCCGCGTGGTTCCAATTTTGGTGTTATTATTGGAAGCCGCACAGCCAAAGGTAGAGAGGATTTTCGCAAGTATCATTCTTCAGCCATTGATGTGCCTG GTCCTGAAGTGGATAAATTGGCAGCAATGGCAGGGAAGTATAAAGTACATTTAGTGATAGGTGTGATCGAGAGGGATGGCTACACACTTTACTGCACAGCTCTCTTCTTTGATTCTCAGGGTCATTATCTAGGAAAGCACAGGAAAATAATGCCAACAGCAATGGAACGAGTTATGTGGGGATTTGGTGATGGATCAACCATTCCAGTGTTTGACACTCCTCTTGGAAAAATAGGTGCTGTCATTTGTTGGGAGAACAAGATGCCGCTTTTAAGAACAGCAATGTATGCTAAAG GTGTGGAGATATATTGTGCACCAACAGCTGATGACAGGAAAACGTGGCAAGCATCAATGACCCATATTGCTCTTGAAGGTGGGTGTTTTGTTTTATCAGCAAACCAGTTCATTAGGAGGAAGGATTATCCACCCCCTCCAGAGTATGTTTTCTCCGGCACAGAAGAAGACCTAACACCAGATTCTGTTGTGTGTGTTGGTGGTAGTGTCATTATATCACCATTGGGTAATGTTCTGGCTGGACCGAATTATGAGGGGGAGGCACTCATCTCAGCAGACCTAG ATCTTGGAGAAATAGCAAGAGCTAAGCTCGATTTTGATGTGGTTGGACACTATTCAAGGCCTGAAGTGCTTAGCTTGAGTGTCAAGGACCATCCAACAAACCCAGTTACTTTTGCATCAACTTCAAcaaaagttgaagacaaaaccAAGTAG
- the LOC130747120 gene encoding uncharacterized protein At5g41620-like: protein MSSIHLHHTNNNNNLNNEGIVNKIRKRGCSSSSSSSLVRKYRFKRAILVGKKAGSTTPVPLWKTSTTPPSMATPPLHHSQLPPKDKELSVSARKLAATLWEINDLPSADPVRGRDKAANFSSSRSGLLRPHMSDPSQSPLLERMKGFEGDGHKRRVSGLSHQLQSGDYLLEGLDSCSSARLIEKNCGKCTDGVKSRLKEARSGLSTSKKLLKVLNQVCIREHQSSTKSLILALGSELDRVCHQIDLLIHEDRSNQNDMEYVIKCFAEEKAAWKSREREKIHDALKNAAEELKVEKKLRRQTERLNKKIAKEMANVKASHLKASKELEREKRAKEILEQICDELANGIGEDRAQVEELKRESAKVREEVEKEREMLQLADVLREERVQMKLSEAKYQFEEKNDVLEKLRNEFECFMRTKDEENGVVSPECEKIKDLEAYFNNIYGGLRNAEKDNGLDVGDDDDGDNDSDESDLHSIELSMDNRGCMWSYAFEDATQDDSKRVSVDSIGRKSLSGIQWGSICFNKRTSSFKKRDFVINDILEGSNHLDPETSLELLSRARIQDDKDEAQSNRTIKGLQDSMPCSNPVQRNDQLLTLQCTGEEAGKNALLALEGDTI, encoded by the exons ATGTCCTCAATTCATCTTCAtcacaccaacaacaacaacaacctcaacaacgAAGGTATTGTCAACAAAATCAGGAAACGAGGttgttcctcttcctcttcctcatctcTGGTTCGAAAATACCGATTCAAGAGAGCAATTCTGGTGGGGAAGAAAGcagggtcgaccacccctgttCCCTTGTGGAAAACTAGCACAACACCTCCTTCTATGGCTACTCCACCACTTCACCATTCTCAGTTGCCACCAAAAGACAAAGAGCTTTCTGTTTCAGCCAGAAAACTCGCTGCTACTCTCTGGGAAATCAATGATTTACCTTCTGCTGACCCAGTTCGAGGTAGAGACAAAGCTGCGAACTTTTCTAGTTCTAGATCGGGATTGTTGAGGCCACATATGTCAGATCCATCTCAGAGCCCTCTTTTAGAG AGAATGAAAGGGTTTGAAGGTGATGGCCATAAAAGAAGAGTGTCAGGGTTATCTCATCAGCTTCAATCTGGTGATTACTTGTTGGAGGGTTTAGATTCCTGTAGCAGTGCCCGTTTGATTGAG AAGAATTGTGGCAAATGCACTGATGGAGTGAAGAGCCGTCTGAAGGAAGCTAGAAGTGGCCTTTCTACATCGAAGAAGCTTCTAAAGGTATTAAATCAAGTATGCATTAGAGAGCATCAATCATCAACCAAGTCCCTTATCTTAGCTCTGGGTAGTGAGCTTGATCGGGTTTGCCACCAAATTGATCTACTCATCCATGAAGATCGCTCAAACCAGAATGACATGGAGTATGTCATTAAGTGCTTTGCAGAAGAAAAGGCTGCATGGAAAAGTAGAGAGCGAGAAAAGATTCATGATGCCTTAAAAAACGCAGCTGAAGAGCTTAAGGTGGAGAAGAAGTTAAGAAGGCAGACTGAGCGGTTGAATAAAAAGATTGCCAAGGAAATGGCTAATGTAAAAGCTTCCCATTTGAAAGCATCCAAAGAGCTTGAAAGGGAGAAACGTGCAAAGGAAATTCTAGAGCAAATTTGTGATGAATTAGCCAATGGTATTGGGGAAGACAGAGCGCAGGTAGAGGAATTGAAAAGGGAGTCGGCTAAAGTTCGAGAAGAGGTGGAAAAGGAGAGGGAAATGCTTCAGCTAGCAGATGTTTTGCGCGAGGAGAGAGTTCAGATGAAGCTTTCAGAGGCTAAGTATCAATTTGAGGAGAAAAATGATGTACTAGAAAAGCTGAGGAATGAGTTTGAGTGCTTTATGAGAACtaaagatgaagaaaatgggGTTGTTTCTCCAGAGTGTGAAAAAATCAAGGATCTTGAGGCTTATTTCAACAATATCTATGGGGGATTACGAAATGCAGAGAAAGACAATGGTTTGGATGTtggagatgatgatgatggagataATGACTCGGATGAGAGTGATCTTCATTCCATTGAATTAAGCATGGATAATAGAGGCTGCATGTGGAGTTATGCTTTTGAAGATGCTACTCAAGATGACTCAAAGAGAGTTTCAGTTGACAGTATAGGGAGAAAATCTCTCTCTGGAATTCAGTGGGGAAGTATTTGCTTCAACAAGAGAACTTCGAGTTTTAAGAAGAGGGATTTTGTCATCAATGATATTCTTGAAGGTTCTAATCATCTTGATCCTGAGACATCACTTGAACTTCTCTCACGAGCTCGGATACAAGATGATAAGGATGAAGCTCAGAGCAATAGGACAATCAAGGGTTTACAAGACTCCATGCCATGTTCCAATCCTGTTCAGAGAAATGATCAACTGTTAACTCTGCAATGCACTGGGGAAGAAGCTGGGAAAAATGCTCTTCTTGCCTTGGAAGGTGATACAATTTGA